The genomic interval TCCCGTCAAAAAGCACGGGATTTTTAAGACCGGTCATGTAAGCCAAAGCGCATCCCTGTGAAAATCCTAACAAAAAAGTTTTGTCTATGTTGTAGTACGAATTCATCTTTTCTGCGGCCGAGCACACATACGCCACGCTTGTTTTTGCTGTTTTTTCCCAATAACTGGGATCTGAATCGTTCCAGAGAAACCATCCGTAACCGGGTTCATTTCCCGGATATGCCAAGTATGGAGCTCTCAGGCACAAAAAAATAAAATCATTGTTTTGGAATCTGTCAATCAGCCTTAGAAATCTTTCAGGATTACTTCCGTAGCCATGAAGGCCGATGATAAGATTGGCTTTTTCATCCGGGTCAAAATCCGGGGGATAACTCACGCGCGCGTCCAAGTAAACATTCGTTTCGAACCAAAGCTGACCGCCTTCGGAATTGACCGTACTGTCGATAGAGTGAATGAGAGAATCCCTGATTTCAAGGAAATATGCGTCGTATTTCACTTTCTCAAAATCACTGTCTTCGAGAATGAGATTTACATCCTTGAAACCGGCGCTGACAGACAGTTCAAGGTATTTTGCGGCTAATTCGGGCTCTCCGAGCAGTCCGTAACAGCAGGCTAAATTATACAAATTGACTGCATCGTCTACGTTGCGCGACAGAGCGGAAATGTAATGTCTGGCTGATGCCGCGAAATCGCCTTCTCTGTAATATTCAAGCGCCTTTGCTTTAAGCTGTTCAACGTCTGTTCTCATGATCTCCAGGTAAGATTCATCGAACGGATTTATCGATTCAGGATCCAAGGGTAAATCCGAATCCAATAATAAAAAGACGGTAATCGTCACGAGAAAAAAACCAATCTTTGTCATTACTCCTCCATTAAAGTCCGGTAACGTACATTTCGTGGTAATAACCTTTCTTGTCCATAAGTTCGTCGTGTGTGCCTTTTTCAATTATTCTGTTTTTGTCAATGACGAGTATGTAATCGGCATTTTTTATTGTCGAAAGCCTGTGCGCGATGACAATGGAGGTTTTTTTGCGGCTGATGTGCGAAACGGCTTCCTGAATGGTCTTTTCAGTCCATGTGTCAACATTACTCGTCGCTTCGTCGAGAATCAGAATTCTCCTGTCGGAGAGCAGCGCTCTCGCTATCGAAATAAGCTGTCTCTGTCCCGCGCTTATGTTTGTCGAGTCCTCTGAAATGACGGTTTCGTATTTTTCGGGGAGATTTTCAATGAAATTTTTTATTCCGGCTGTATCGGCGGCTAGTTGGACTTCTTCAAAAGTCGCTTCGCGTCTTCCGTATCTGATGTTTTCGAGGATAGATCTCGAAAAAATGAACGGTTCCTGCAAGACTACGCTGAAATTGTCTCTGTAATGCTTGAGAGGTATTGATGAAATGTTTTTTCCGTCGAATTCAATCACACCCCTGACTGGGTCGTAGAATCTTGATATGAGTTTTACTATCGTCGTTTTTCCTGCGCCGGTAGGTCCCACGAGAGCCACTGTTTTGCCGCTCTCAACAGTGAAATTTATATCTTTAAGAACATCCGTCCCTTCCGTGTATGAGAAACCAACTTTTTTGAAATCTAAACGCGCGTCAATCGGTTTTGTCTCGGGCAAGTCCGGGGAATAATCTTCAGTCTCCCGGCTCAATACCTCGCCGATTCTTTCGGAACTCGCCATTGCCGACTGCATTTGATTGTACAATTCAGCGATAGCCCTGAAAGGCTGGAAAAAACGCCGTGTGTAAGCGATTATTCCGGCCAAAGCGCCTATCGTCGCCTGCCCGTTGATTACGAGAACGCTTCCTCCGAGTATTATAATCCCGATACTCGCCGCTCCCAAAGCGTGAAGTGTCGGAGGCAGGATGAGAGATATAAGTTCGGATCTGTACTCAACTTTCCGAGCCTTTATGTTTATCTTTTCGAACTTGTCAATGTATTCCCTTTCTTTTCCGAAAGATATTATCGTTTTTATACCGCTCAAATTTTCTTCAAGAAAAGAGCTCATCTCGCCTGCTATGGCCTGGTTTTCCCTGAATATTTTTCTTGTCATTTTGGCTACGATAAAAGTGACGATTAGAATAAGAGGTATCATTGACAGGGCGAGAAAG from candidate division WOR-3 bacterium carries:
- a CDS encoding ABC transporter ATP-binding protein yields the protein MRGQRAKIEKPRNVKSALMILFSNLLPYKFRLAAALILVLATGLISLITPYFIKIAIDQYIQNGDLEGLKSLSAVFLTFIILQLIFSYLRSVEMVTISQSVLKDIRVRIFSHVQKLVFDILDKMKKGDVLSRISNDVENVNHFLSQGFSEILSNVIFVAGTIVAMFFISWKLAFLALSMIPLILIVTFIVAKMTRKIFRENQAIAGEMSSFLEENLSGIKTIISFGKEREYIDKFEKINIKARKVEYRSELISLILPPTLHALGAASIGIIILGGSVLVINGQATIGALAGIIAYTRRFFQPFRAIAELYNQMQSAMASSERIGEVLSRETEDYSPDLPETKPIDARLDFKKVGFSYTEGTDVLKDINFTVESGKTVALVGPTGAGKTTIVKLISRFYDPVRGVIEFDGKNISSIPLKHYRDNFSVVLQEPFIFSRSILENIRYGRREATFEEVQLAADTAGIKNFIENLPEKYETVISEDSTNISAGQRQLISIARALLSDRRILILDEATSNVDTWTEKTIQEAVSHISRKKTSIVIAHRLSTIKNADYILVIDKNRIIEKGTHDELMDKKGYYHEMYVTGL